Within Rothia sp. ZJ932, the genomic segment GCGTACAGTTCGCCGCTGCACCCTGGCTGAAAGACTATATGCTCGATCAGGTGCGCGCCCTGACCAACGAAATGGGCGATTCACAGAAGTTCATGGAGCAGTTAGTTAGCTCATCTAGGAAGGCACGTGCTGAGCTTAAAGGCAAAAAGCTGGCAGATACCGCGCCACCGTCTCGAGTTTTTGACCAAGGGTTCACTGAGGAAGGTCGCGCTCGCATCAGTCACCTGACCGCCATTATGAGCTTGATGGAGGGGCATGCCAACGTGGTCATGGATTCTGTGGATCGTTCGATTGTGCCCACTGTCAAAACCATCCGCCAGCGTTTTGAGCGCCGCAGTGCCGCGCAGAAGTTCCTCACCAAGTTCATCTACTCCCTGCTCGGTATGGATGCCAAGAAACGTCAGTACCGCGACGGCCAGAAGTTTGTGCAGTACATCGTTGATGAGCGCGGTATGGACGCTTTCAACCGCATCTGGACCAGCCCCAATACTCTGCCCACCGAAGATGAAATTCACGACCCTCAAGCATGGATTGACCGCGTGCTGGGGCAACCCAAAGAAACCTCTAGCAACAGCGCGGAGGCGTAAGTGGTTCAGGACGCGCGTTCCGGACGCTTGCACCCGGCGGTGGGCGCCGCCCGTGTTGAGGCTGCCCGTGCCCTCAACGATGCCCTTGGCACTGACACTGTTGCCGCATCGGGTAAAACGCGGGCACACACGGATGGTACAGCACCGCTGATTCTTGTCGGTCTCTCAGGCGGAGCCGACTCCTTAGCCCTGGCTGCAACCCTCTCCCACTTCGCCCGCCGCGGCGAGTTGCGCGTGGGCGCAATCATCGTGGACCACCAGCTCCAAGAAGGCTCAGCTCGGGTAGCTCGCACCGCCGCAGCCCAGGCAACTAAACTCGGTCTAGACCCCGTGCTGATCGAAACCGTCACCGTCGCCACCGGCACTGAAGGTCCCGAAATGGCAGCCCGCCAAGCCCGCTACGGTGCCTACAAAAAAGCCGTGTACGCCACCGGCGCCCGCGCCGTAGCCCTTGCCCACACCCGCAACGACCAAGCAGAAACCGTCCTCCTCGGCCTCGCCCGAGGCTCCGGCACCCGGTCGCTGGCAGGCATTCCGCGCGTCCGCACTGAAAACGGCGTCACCTACCTACGCCCCATTCTCAACACCACCCGCGCCAAAGTTGAAGACATCTGCGCCGCAGAAAACCTCACTCCTTGGCACGACCCCACCAACTCAGATGAAAGCATGATGCGCGCTCGCGTGCGTCACCGCATCATGCCCTACCTTGAAGAGAATTTGGGCGGGGGAGTGGCAGATGCTCTTGCGCGCACCGCGCACATTGTTGCCGCAGACGCTGATTATTTGGCGGTTACCGCGGAGCAAGAACACTCCACAGTAACCCTGAATCTGAGCGAACTAACCAGCACTGTACCGGGTGCAGCCCAGCACAGTGCGGCAAAAAAACTGCAGGTGCCTGCCGAGGCTCTGGAGGGGGCAGAGCTCGTACTGGCGATGGATCGTGATGCTGTAAGCCAGCTGCACCCTGCTGTGCGCCGACGGGTTCTTGCCCACGCGGTTGTACAGGCAGGCGGAGAAACCCCGGGCTTCGAGCGCCTAGAGGCACTCGACGACTTCGCGCTCACCACCGCTAAAGGTGGTCCCTTGCAAATGGCAGGGCACATTTCCGTCTACAAAACCCGGCCACCAGTGGCAGGTAAACACGGCAAATCTTTGAGTAAAAGCGGCGTTCTGGTATTCCTACGAACCGATAACCGTTAGACTTGTACCCTAAGCACCAAGCACTCATATCCAAGGATTATTCTCGTGGACGCAAACGACGTAAAGGACGACATCAAGCACGTACTCTTCAGCAAAGAAGAGATCGACGCGAAGATAGCAGAGCTTGCAGCTCGCATTGACGAAGACTACAAGGGCAAAGACGTTCTGCTGGTAGGTGTTCTCAAGGGCGCCATCATGGTCATGGCAGACCTCTCCCGTGCGCTCAAGAGTCACTACACCATGGACTGGATGGCTGTGTCATCCTACGGATCGGGCACCAAGTCATCGGGTGTTGTTCGTATTCTCAAAGACCTCGACACCGATTTGACCGGTCGCGATGTGCTAATCGTTGAAGACATTATCGATTCTGGTCTGACCTTGCAGTGGTTGCAGGGCAACCTGAAGTCACGCGGCGCTAACTCCGTTGAAATCTGCACCTTGCTGCGCAAGCCCAAGAGCGTCAAGACCGACGTTGAGGTCAAGTATGTGGGTTGGGACATCGAACCCGAGTTCGTAGTTGGCTACGGTCTGGACTTCGCTGAGCGTTATCGCAACCTCGATTGCATCGTGACTTTGGCACCGCACGTTTACTCCTAAGGGTTTTTACTTTTTGTAGTGTCTAGGACGCGCCCATCGGCTCTTTTACAGAAGAGTGGGTGGGCGCGTCCTTGTTGTCTTTGCCTTCAACCCCACTGGAATAGAGCAAC encodes:
- a CDS encoding zinc-dependent metalloprotease, with protein sequence MTLRRSPISRSTASKIAGFLAPAGPKLKGEDATKAVESMRAAADAAVEHVYAITRLEAAHNLRDSEVLIVDRASWAKANVQSFSVLLAPLASSPMGKKLESMSATEYKLATSAASAELGAILAFLSGKVLGQYDPYAQDAGVSDKVGRLMIVAPNLVALEKELNLEPEDFRLWVCLHEQTHRVQFAAAPWLKDYMLDQVRALTNEMGDSQKFMEQLVSSSRKARAELKGKKLADTAPPSRVFDQGFTEEGRARISHLTAIMSLMEGHANVVMDSVDRSIVPTVKTIRQRFERRSAAQKFLTKFIYSLLGMDAKKRQYRDGQKFVQYIVDERGMDAFNRIWTSPNTLPTEDEIHDPQAWIDRVLGQPKETSSNSAEA
- the hpt gene encoding hypoxanthine phosphoribosyltransferase gives rise to the protein MDANDVKDDIKHVLFSKEEIDAKIAELAARIDEDYKGKDVLLVGVLKGAIMVMADLSRALKSHYTMDWMAVSSYGSGTKSSGVVRILKDLDTDLTGRDVLIVEDIIDSGLTLQWLQGNLKSRGANSVEICTLLRKPKSVKTDVEVKYVGWDIEPEFVVGYGLDFAERYRNLDCIVTLAPHVYS
- the tilS gene encoding tRNA lysidine(34) synthetase TilS — translated: MVQDARSGRLHPAVGAARVEAARALNDALGTDTVAASGKTRAHTDGTAPLILVGLSGGADSLALAATLSHFARRGELRVGAIIVDHQLQEGSARVARTAAAQATKLGLDPVLIETVTVATGTEGPEMAARQARYGAYKKAVYATGARAVALAHTRNDQAETVLLGLARGSGTRSLAGIPRVRTENGVTYLRPILNTTRAKVEDICAAENLTPWHDPTNSDESMMRARVRHRIMPYLEENLGGGVADALARTAHIVAADADYLAVTAEQEHSTVTLNLSELTSTVPGAAQHSAAKKLQVPAEALEGAELVLAMDRDAVSQLHPAVRRRVLAHAVVQAGGETPGFERLEALDDFALTTAKGGPLQMAGHISVYKTRPPVAGKHGKSLSKSGVLVFLRTDNR